One Antarctobacter heliothermus DNA segment encodes these proteins:
- a CDS encoding cupin domain-containing protein: MNAINLAEKLALFSTHWDPHVVAGYNGNDVMVVKFQGEFPFHKHEDTDDFFLVLEGEMQMDYPDRAPVTVRAGEIVIVPAGQIHRPRAAAEVKVLLIEPKGEPNSGDADIPPAPKPSI; this comes from the coding sequence ATGAACGCGATCAATCTGGCTGAAAAGCTGGCGCTGTTTTCCACCCATTGGGATCCCCATGTGGTGGCCGGTTACAACGGCAACGACGTGATGGTGGTGAAATTCCAAGGTGAGTTTCCATTCCACAAACACGAGGACACCGATGATTTCTTTCTGGTCCTCGAAGGGGAAATGCAGATGGATTACCCCGACCGTGCGCCTGTGACAGTGCGAGCCGGGGAAATCGTGATCGTGCCCGCAGGTCAGATCCACCGCCCCCGCGCCGCCGCTGAGGTCAAGGTGCTGCTGATCGAACCCAAGGGCGAACCAAACTCCGGGGACGCGGATATTCCGCCTGCTCCGAAACCAAGTATCTGA